The following proteins are co-located in the Synechococcus sp. PROS-U-1 genome:
- the larE gene encoding ATP-dependent sacrificial sulfur transferase LarE — protein MFRLQEPLADREQQQLAELRQWMDAQSALCVAYSGGVDSTLVAAIAYESKGSAALAVTGVSPALAPHLLREARDQAAWIGIPHRECPTGELSDPDYSSNPVDRCFACKRELHHHLQPIAAAAGDALVIDGVNLDDLGDHRPGIEAARQAGVRSPLAELSIDKAAIRLLSRALGFPWWDKPAQPCLASRFPYGESISAERLQRVGQAEAWLIARGFSTVRVRSHGLAARIEVPSEQIRDVLTLAETDALVEAFRKLGFTSVNLDLEGLVSGKLNRR, from the coding sequence ATGTTTCGGTTGCAGGAGCCTTTGGCCGATCGTGAGCAGCAGCAGCTGGCTGAATTGCGGCAATGGATGGATGCGCAGTCCGCACTGTGTGTGGCCTATTCCGGTGGGGTCGACAGCACTCTGGTGGCTGCAATCGCCTATGAATCCAAGGGCAGTGCAGCCCTGGCGGTGACTGGCGTATCTCCGGCTCTAGCTCCCCATCTGTTGCGGGAGGCGCGTGACCAGGCCGCCTGGATCGGCATTCCGCATCGGGAGTGTCCAACGGGAGAGTTGAGCGACCCCGATTACAGCAGTAACCCCGTCGATCGATGCTTTGCCTGCAAGCGCGAATTGCATCACCATCTCCAGCCCATTGCCGCGGCGGCGGGCGATGCGTTGGTGATTGATGGGGTCAATCTCGATGACCTGGGTGATCATCGCCCCGGCATCGAGGCGGCCCGACAGGCTGGGGTTCGTTCCCCTCTGGCTGAATTGTCGATCGACAAAGCAGCGATCCGTCTGCTGTCGCGGGCCCTTGGTTTCCCCTGGTGGGACAAACCAGCTCAGCCCTGCTTGGCCTCTCGCTTCCCCTACGGCGAAAGCATCAGCGCCGAGCGGTTGCAGCGGGTGGGCCAGGCGGAAGCCTGGTTGATCGCCAGGGGCTTCAGCACAGTTCGTGTGCGATCCCATGGTCTTGCGGCGCGCATTGAGGTGCCCAGTGAACAGATCCGTGATGTGCTCACGCTTGCGGAAACCGATGCGCTGGTGGAGGCCTTTCGCAAGCTTGGATTCACCTCCGTCAACCTGGATCTTGAAGGTCTCGTCAGCGGCAAGTTGAACCGCCGCTGA
- the speD gene encoding adenosylmethionine decarboxylase: protein MEQTLSELHPNPGWGATEIHATDMVGKHCILELYDCDPSRLDDEAFIRTTITSAAKGAGATLLNLITHQFHPQGVTGLALLAESHISIHTWPESGYAAVDVFTCGDHTMPEQACAILCSELQAKRHALKSFLRETPAAIASGVREPVETPTQLPT, encoded by the coding sequence ATGGAGCAGACCCTCTCTGAACTGCATCCCAACCCGGGATGGGGGGCAACTGAGATTCATGCCACCGACATGGTCGGCAAACACTGCATTCTCGAGCTCTACGACTGCGATCCGAGCCGGCTCGACGACGAAGCATTCATCCGCACAACGATCACCTCAGCAGCCAAAGGCGCTGGTGCAACGCTGCTGAACCTGATCACCCATCAATTTCATCCCCAGGGCGTCACGGGCCTGGCCTTGCTGGCGGAATCCCACATTTCCATCCACACCTGGCCGGAATCCGGCTACGCAGCCGTTGATGTTTTCACCTGTGGTGACCACACCATGCCGGAACAGGCCTGCGCGATTCTCTGCAGTGAACTTCAAGCGAAACGCCACGCGCTGAAAAGCTTTCTACGGGAAACGCCTGCAGCTATTGCCAGTGGGGTGAGAGAACCAGTGGAAACACCGACCCAGCTCCCCACCTGA
- the recF gene encoding DNA replication/repair protein RecF: protein MRLHRLQLQGFRNHTVLQLDLTQPRLLVIGPNGIGKSNLLEAVELLGSLRSHRCSNDRDLIQWEAPQALIRAEVGDGDRLELELRRQGGRQARRNGKLLDRQLDLIGPLRCIGFSALDLDLVRGEPALRRQWLDRVVLQLEPVYADLMARLNRLLRQRSQLWRQRQQSRAERHALLDAFDVQMALVSTRIHRRRQRALQRLEPIAMRWQTHLSGGTETLELQYKPGSRLDGEDAEEPWRLAIEEQLREQREEEERLGSCRVGPHRDEIALLLGGSPARRFGSAGQQRSLVLGLKLAELELVTQLCGEPPLLLLDDVLAELDPTRQQLLLEAVGESHQCLVSATHLEGFGGGWQQQAQILGARELRPDLQIGYGG, encoded by the coding sequence ATCCGGCTCCACAGGCTCCAACTGCAGGGCTTCCGGAACCACACCGTTCTGCAGTTGGACCTGACGCAGCCGCGCTTGCTGGTGATCGGACCCAATGGCATTGGCAAGTCCAACCTGCTGGAGGCGGTTGAATTGCTGGGGAGTCTCCGATCCCATCGCTGCAGCAATGATCGGGATCTGATCCAGTGGGAGGCACCCCAGGCGCTGATCCGGGCCGAGGTGGGAGATGGTGATCGCCTCGAACTGGAACTACGCCGCCAGGGAGGGCGTCAAGCCAGGCGGAACGGAAAGCTGCTGGATCGCCAGCTGGACCTGATCGGTCCGCTGCGTTGCATCGGATTCAGTGCCCTGGATCTTGATTTGGTGCGCGGCGAGCCCGCGCTGCGCCGCCAGTGGCTTGACCGTGTCGTGCTGCAGCTCGAACCGGTGTATGCCGATCTGATGGCACGACTGAACCGGTTGTTGCGACAGCGCAGCCAGCTCTGGCGCCAGAGACAGCAATCCAGAGCAGAACGCCATGCCCTCCTCGACGCTTTTGACGTCCAGATGGCGCTGGTGAGCACCAGAATTCACCGTCGGCGCCAACGGGCCCTGCAACGGCTGGAACCGATCGCTATGCGTTGGCAGACCCACCTGAGCGGGGGAACCGAAACTCTGGAATTGCAATACAAACCGGGCAGTCGACTCGACGGAGAAGATGCCGAAGAACCATGGCGACTCGCGATCGAAGAGCAACTGCGCGAGCAACGGGAGGAGGAAGAACGGCTCGGCAGCTGCCGCGTAGGCCCGCACCGGGATGAGATCGCACTGCTGCTGGGGGGCAGCCCGGCACGACGGTTTGGTTCAGCGGGCCAGCAGCGGTCGTTGGTGCTGGGCCTGAAGCTTGCGGAACTGGAGCTGGTGACCCAGCTGTGCGGAGAGCCACCACTGCTGCTTCTCGATGATGTGCTCGCCGAATTGGATCCAACCCGGCAGCAGCTCCTGCTCGAAGCGGTAGGCGAATCGCATCAATGCCTGGTGAGCGCCACCCACCTCGAAGGATTTGGCGGCGGGTGGCAGCAGCAGGCCCAAATTCTCGGAGCAAGAGAACTGAGACCCGACCTACAGATCGGATATGGTGGCTGA
- a CDS encoding N-acetyltransferase: protein MLSFLQQPSIPPLPQGTRLETSIPPTSKQLNTLLMSCGESTHPEERWELALQRSLWQISILDEANGELIGFVRATSDLALNANLWNLAAKPGPNQAALFAVLVHRALQILRRDLPGCSLSISAPAEALQALKEQGFLIDPNGIRAMGLRLS, encoded by the coding sequence GTGCTGTCGTTTCTTCAACAACCCTCGATTCCACCCTTGCCCCAGGGCACACGACTGGAGACATCGATTCCTCCAACGTCCAAGCAGCTCAACACCCTGCTGATGTCCTGCGGGGAGTCAACCCACCCGGAAGAACGCTGGGAGCTCGCCCTTCAGCGAAGTTTGTGGCAGATCAGCATCCTGGATGAGGCGAATGGGGAACTGATCGGGTTTGTGCGCGCCACCAGTGACCTAGCCCTCAACGCCAATCTTTGGAATTTGGCAGCGAAACCGGGGCCGAACCAAGCAGCCCTCTTCGCTGTTCTGGTGCATCGTGCTCTGCAAATCCTGCGGAGGGATCTACCGGGCTGCAGCCTTTCCATTTCGGCACCCGCGGAGGCACTGCAGGCCCTCAAAGAGCAAGGTTTTCTGATTGATCCCAATGGCATCCGAGCCATGGGGCTCCGCCTGAGCTGA
- the ppc gene encoding phosphoenolpyruvate carboxylase, which translates to MPESTTHVSDNETTRLNGGASGAGQLLQHRLDLIEDLWKTVLRSECPPEQSERLLRLKQLSDPVSLEGRDGDSTSEAIVELIRAMDLSEAISAARAFSLYFQLINILEQRIEEDSYLDSLRPNLSAESAQRDAFDPFAPPLANQTDPATFGEVFERLRRMNVPPAQVEHLLRELDIRLVFTAHPTEIVRHTVRHKQRRVANLLQQLQSDTPLAHQLREDCRDQLEEEIRLWWRTDELHQFKPTVIDEVDSTLHYFQQVLFDAMPKLRKRLITALHRHYPDVQVPQASFCTFGSWVGSDRDGNPSVTPDITWRTACYQRQLMLELYIHSVQSLRQQLSISMQWSQVAPSLLESLEMDRLRFPEIYERRAARYRLEPYRLKLCYVLEKLERTLARNNQLSEAGWQMPCEALADPQDGLGGADVLHYTSVDQFRSDLELVRNSLVSTELSCEQLDTLLHQVHIFGFSLASLDIRQESTRHSDAIDELTRNLELPQPYGDMDETQRMEWLLQELQTRRPLIPPAASWSEPTAETLAVFRMLQRLQEEFGQRICNSYVISMSHTASDLLEVLLLAKEAGLVDPPNKRASLLVVPLFETVEDLQRAPAVMEGLFKTPLYRELLPVAGQQKQPLQELMLGYSDSNKDSGFLSSNWEIHQAQIALQELASRQDVALRLFHGRGGSVSRGGGPAYQAILAQPSGTLQGRIKITEQGEVLNSKYSLPELALYNLETVTTAVVQNSLVTNQLDATPSWNQLMSRLATRSREHYRALVHDNPDLVAFFQQVTPIEEISKLQISSRPARRKTGAKDLSSLRAIPWVFGWTQSRFLLPSWFGFGTALSEEVGSDSEQLDLLRRLHQRWPFFRMLISKVEMTLSKVDLDLAHHYMNSLGHPEQREAFEAIFQVIAKEYELTRKLVLEITGQNRLLGADQGLQLSVDLRNRTIVPLGFLQVALLKRLRDQNRQPPMSETPGAPEDTRTYSRSELLRGALLTLNGIAAGMRNTG; encoded by the coding sequence ATGCCCGAGTCCACCACCCATGTCTCCGACAACGAGACAACACGCTTGAACGGTGGTGCATCCGGGGCCGGGCAGCTTCTTCAGCACCGTCTGGATCTGATTGAAGACCTCTGGAAGACGGTGCTGCGCAGTGAGTGCCCGCCCGAGCAGAGCGAACGTCTGCTGCGACTCAAACAACTCAGTGACCCTGTCTCCTTAGAAGGACGAGATGGCGACAGCACAAGCGAGGCGATCGTCGAGCTGATCCGAGCCATGGATCTTTCAGAAGCCATCTCGGCGGCGCGCGCCTTTTCGCTCTATTTCCAGCTCATCAACATCCTTGAGCAACGGATCGAGGAAGACAGCTATCTCGATAGCCTGCGGCCCAATCTCAGTGCTGAATCGGCTCAACGGGACGCCTTTGATCCCTTTGCGCCCCCTCTCGCCAATCAGACTGATCCAGCCACCTTTGGAGAAGTCTTCGAGCGGCTGCGTCGGATGAACGTCCCCCCCGCACAGGTGGAGCACCTGCTGCGGGAGCTGGATATCCGTCTGGTGTTCACCGCCCATCCCACGGAGATCGTTCGGCACACAGTGCGTCACAAGCAGCGACGTGTGGCCAATTTGCTCCAGCAACTTCAATCAGACACCCCTCTCGCACATCAGCTGCGCGAGGACTGTCGCGACCAACTGGAAGAGGAAATCCGACTGTGGTGGCGGACCGATGAACTCCACCAGTTCAAACCCACCGTGATCGATGAGGTGGATTCGACCCTGCACTACTTCCAGCAGGTGTTGTTTGACGCGATGCCGAAACTGCGTAAGAGGCTGATCACTGCTTTGCATCGGCACTATCCCGATGTCCAGGTTCCACAGGCATCCTTCTGCACGTTTGGCTCCTGGGTGGGTTCCGATCGGGACGGCAATCCCTCGGTGACACCCGACATCACCTGGCGAACAGCCTGTTACCAGCGTCAGCTGATGCTGGAGCTGTACATCCACTCCGTCCAGTCGCTCCGGCAGCAGCTGAGCATTTCCATGCAGTGGAGCCAGGTGGCACCATCACTGCTGGAGTCGCTGGAGATGGATCGGCTCCGGTTCCCAGAGATCTACGAGCGCAGAGCAGCTCGATACCGACTGGAGCCCTACCGGCTGAAGCTCTGCTACGTGCTCGAAAAGCTTGAGCGGACGCTCGCCCGCAACAATCAGCTGTCGGAGGCGGGCTGGCAGATGCCCTGTGAAGCCCTGGCCGATCCCCAGGACGGACTCGGCGGAGCCGATGTTCTCCACTACACCTCGGTGGATCAGTTCCGCAGTGACCTGGAGTTGGTCCGCAACAGCCTCGTCAGCACCGAATTGAGCTGCGAACAGCTCGACACGCTGCTGCACCAGGTGCACATCTTTGGGTTCTCTCTGGCCAGCCTTGATATCCGTCAGGAGAGCACCCGCCACAGCGATGCGATCGATGAACTCACCCGCAACCTGGAACTGCCCCAGCCCTACGGGGACATGGACGAAACGCAGCGGATGGAATGGCTCCTCCAGGAACTGCAGACCCGCAGGCCCCTGATTCCGCCAGCCGCCAGTTGGTCGGAGCCGACAGCAGAGACGTTGGCGGTGTTCCGAATGCTGCAGCGCCTCCAGGAAGAATTCGGCCAGCGGATCTGCAACTCCTATGTGATTTCGATGAGCCACACGGCATCGGATCTCTTGGAGGTTCTGCTGCTGGCGAAAGAGGCGGGCCTGGTGGACCCGCCGAACAAACGGGCCTCCCTACTGGTGGTGCCACTGTTCGAAACCGTGGAGGATCTCCAACGGGCCCCTGCGGTGATGGAGGGGTTGTTTAAAACGCCGCTCTACCGCGAACTCCTACCGGTTGCAGGCCAACAGAAACAGCCGCTGCAGGAGCTCATGCTGGGCTACTCAGACAGCAACAAGGATTCCGGCTTTCTCTCCAGCAACTGGGAGATTCACCAGGCTCAGATCGCACTTCAGGAACTCGCCAGCCGCCAGGATGTGGCGCTTCGCCTCTTCCACGGCCGCGGTGGGTCGGTCAGTCGAGGCGGAGGGCCGGCTTACCAGGCGATCCTGGCCCAACCCAGCGGCACGCTGCAGGGCCGGATCAAAATCACCGAACAGGGTGAAGTACTGAACTCCAAGTACAGCCTGCCCGAGTTGGCGCTGTACAACCTGGAAACCGTCACCACGGCCGTGGTTCAGAACAGCCTGGTCACCAACCAGCTGGATGCGACGCCAAGCTGGAATCAGCTGATGAGTCGCCTCGCCACCCGTTCAAGGGAGCATTACCGAGCGTTGGTTCACGACAATCCCGATCTGGTGGCGTTCTTCCAGCAAGTCACTCCGATCGAGGAAATCAGCAAACTGCAGATCTCCAGCAGACCGGCCCGACGCAAAACAGGCGCCAAGGACCTGTCCAGTCTGCGGGCGATTCCCTGGGTCTTCGGTTGGACCCAGAGCCGATTTCTTCTACCGAGCTGGTTTGGCTTCGGCACAGCTCTTTCCGAAGAAGTGGGCAGCGACTCCGAACAACTCGATCTGCTGCGCCGCCTCCATCAACGCTGGCCATTCTTCCGGATGCTCATTTCAAAAGTAGAAATGACTCTCTCCAAGGTGGATCTCGACCTGGCTCATCACTACATGAACAGCCTGGGGCACCCCGAACAGCGGGAGGCCTTTGAAGCGATCTTCCAGGTGATCGCCAAGGAATACGAACTCACCCGCAAGCTGGTTCTGGAAATCACAGGACAAAACCGACTGCTTGGAGCTGATCAAGGTCTCCAGTTGTCCGTTGACCTACGCAATCGCACCATCGTCCCCTTGGGCTTTCTCCAGGTTGCGCTGCTGAAGCGACTGCGTGATCAGAACCGGCAACCGCCCATGAGCGAAACACCGGGTGCACCCGAAGACACACGCACCTATAGCCGTAGTGAACTGCTTCGGGGTGCGCTACTCACCCTCAACGGCATCGCAGCCGGAATGCGAAACACCGGTTGA
- the gshA gene encoding glutamate--cysteine ligase — translation MPESAGMTAQHLLLKGFEVELFTGQPNGANVGVAPDVARELPGFVTEPDCRNLEYVTDPIRDYAALPEALLAPRRTLRRWLHDRQLTLLPGSTLSLGDSSRFERSDPGNAYHALIERLYGTRVVTASIHINLGITDLNWLFAAVRLVRCEAALLLAMSASSPFLDGRSTSHHSQRWHQFPLTPQTVPLFQDHDHYIQWVEEQLATGAMRNERHLWTSVRPNGPRRPYDLNRLELRICDLITNPHELLAITCLLELRLLALRESMDRLDPLCSSALSANDLAQLADSNDAAVAQSSLNAELRHWRDGHAITCRDWLQELLDELAPLAESLQLSAYLKPLDALLTHGNQAMRWEAAHAQGQSIDDLLQEGIQRMQEEEQQISNGEPCLG, via the coding sequence ATGCCTGAATCCGCGGGGATGACAGCACAACACCTTCTACTGAAAGGCTTCGAGGTCGAACTGTTCACCGGTCAGCCCAACGGAGCCAACGTCGGCGTTGCCCCCGACGTGGCCAGGGAACTGCCTGGCTTCGTGACAGAACCGGACTGTCGCAATCTCGAATACGTCACCGACCCGATCAGGGATTACGCCGCACTCCCCGAGGCACTGCTCGCTCCCCGGCGGACGTTACGGCGGTGGCTGCACGACCGGCAGCTCACGCTTCTGCCAGGCAGCACCCTGAGTTTGGGAGACAGCAGCCGGTTCGAACGCTCGGATCCCGGCAATGCCTATCACGCTCTCATCGAGCGGCTTTACGGCACCAGGGTCGTGACGGCAAGCATTCACATCAACCTCGGCATCACAGATCTGAACTGGTTGTTTGCCGCAGTACGGCTCGTGCGCTGCGAAGCGGCTCTCCTGCTCGCCATGAGCGCCAGTTCCCCCTTCCTGGATGGGCGCAGCACGAGCCACCACTCCCAGAGATGGCATCAATTCCCCCTGACGCCGCAAACGGTTCCCTTATTTCAGGATCACGACCACTACATCCAGTGGGTGGAGGAGCAATTGGCCACGGGGGCCATGCGCAACGAACGTCATCTATGGACATCCGTTCGTCCCAATGGTCCGCGACGCCCGTACGACCTCAACCGGCTGGAATTACGCATCTGCGATCTCATCACCAATCCCCATGAGCTGCTGGCGATCACCTGCCTGTTAGAGCTGCGGTTGCTGGCCCTCAGAGAGAGCATGGATCGCCTCGATCCCCTTTGCAGCAGCGCACTATCCGCAAATGACCTGGCCCAGCTGGCTGATAGCAATGATGCAGCCGTCGCTCAATCGAGCCTGAACGCTGAACTCAGGCATTGGCGGGATGGCCATGCAATCACATGCAGGGACTGGCTTCAGGAGCTGCTTGATGAGCTCGCTCCCCTCGCCGAATCCCTCCAGCTCAGCGCTTATCTGAAGCCGTTGGATGCACTGCTGACCCACGGCAATCAAGCCATGCGCTGGGAAGCAGCTCATGCCCAGGGCCAATCCATCGATGACTTGCTTCAGGAGGGAATCCAGCGGATGCAGGAGGAAGAACAACAGATCAGCAACGGGGAGCCCTGTTTGGGATGA
- a CDS encoding anthranilate synthase component I family protein — protein sequence MFSPDRDAFHQAVCSGANLIPLAQSWPADLETPLTTWIKVGDGRPPGVLLESVEGGETLGRWSVIACDPLWTASTRNDCLTRTWRDGREETFNGNPFESLRDCLAPYSCVNLPGLPPLGQLYGVWGYELIQWIEPTVAVHPRAAADPPDGIWMLMDAILIFDQVKRQITAVAFGDLSDGADEEQAWQTAIGRIDALRQRMDAPLPAVKPLTWDARSKELPSVRSNRSRDEFEAAVDTAKEHIAAGDVFQLVISQRLETDVPQSPLELYRSLRMVNPSPYMAFFDFGDWQLIGSSPEVMVQAEPAADGIHASLRPIAGTRPRGATPLEDRELEADLLADPKERAEHVMLVDLGRNDLGRVCQPGSVAVQDLMVIERYSHVMHIVSQVEGRLAPTHDVWDLLMAAFPAGTVSGAPKIRAMQLIHALEPDARGPYSGVYGSVDLAGALNTAITIRTMVVQPRDGGGCKVKVQAGAGIVADSQPTAEFEETLNKARGMLTALACLNPRG from the coding sequence ATGTTCAGTCCCGATCGCGACGCCTTTCATCAGGCGGTTTGCAGTGGGGCCAACCTGATTCCTCTGGCTCAGAGTTGGCCCGCAGATCTTGAAACACCCCTCACCACCTGGATCAAGGTGGGAGATGGAAGGCCTCCAGGCGTGTTACTGGAGTCCGTCGAAGGTGGTGAAACCCTTGGGCGCTGGAGTGTGATCGCCTGCGATCCTCTGTGGACAGCGTCAACCCGCAATGATTGCCTAACGCGCACTTGGCGCGACGGTCGTGAAGAGACCTTTAACGGCAATCCATTCGAATCCCTTCGCGACTGCCTCGCTCCTTACTCCTGCGTCAACCTGCCGGGCCTCCCTCCGCTTGGACAGCTGTATGGGGTTTGGGGCTACGAACTGATCCAGTGGATCGAGCCCACCGTCGCTGTTCACCCTCGAGCTGCTGCGGATCCCCCGGATGGGATCTGGATGTTGATGGACGCGATCCTGATCTTTGATCAGGTGAAACGACAGATCACCGCCGTCGCCTTTGGTGATTTATCCGATGGAGCGGATGAAGAGCAGGCCTGGCAGACCGCCATCGGACGGATCGATGCCCTGCGCCAGCGGATGGATGCACCTCTCCCGGCTGTCAAACCACTGACCTGGGACGCCAGAAGCAAAGAACTTCCTTCTGTGCGCTCCAATCGCAGCCGCGATGAGTTCGAAGCCGCTGTCGACACTGCCAAAGAACACATCGCGGCAGGCGATGTCTTTCAACTGGTGATCAGTCAGCGCCTTGAAACCGACGTTCCTCAGTCGCCCCTGGAGCTGTATCGCAGTTTGCGGATGGTGAATCCATCCCCCTACATGGCGTTCTTCGACTTTGGAGACTGGCAACTGATCGGCTCAAGCCCAGAGGTGATGGTTCAAGCCGAGCCAGCCGCCGATGGCATCCATGCCAGCCTGCGGCCCATCGCGGGAACCCGGCCACGGGGAGCCACGCCGCTAGAGGATCGAGAGCTGGAAGCTGATCTGCTCGCCGACCCCAAAGAACGTGCTGAGCACGTCATGCTGGTTGATCTGGGACGCAATGACCTCGGCAGGGTCTGCCAACCCGGAAGCGTGGCAGTGCAAGACCTCATGGTGATCGAGCGCTACTCCCACGTCATGCACATCGTCAGCCAAGTTGAAGGGCGCCTGGCCCCGACGCACGATGTGTGGGATTTGCTGATGGCGGCCTTCCCAGCCGGCACCGTGAGCGGCGCACCGAAGATCCGTGCCATGCAACTCATCCATGCGCTTGAGCCCGATGCGCGCGGTCCCTATTCCGGGGTCTATGGATCCGTCGATCTGGCCGGGGCCCTGAACACGGCCATCACGATCCGAACCATGGTGGTGCAACCACGAGATGGTGGAGGATGCAAAGTCAAAGTGCAGGCCGGGGCTGGCATCGTTGCCGATTCGCAACCGACGGCTGAATTCGAGGAAACCCTGAACAAAGCACGGGGAATGCTGACAGCACTGGCATGCCTGAATCCGCGGGGATGA
- a CDS encoding photosystem I reaction center subunit II PsaD yields MAATALNGQLPQHIASTGGLLNSAETEEKYAITWTSKTEQAFELPTGGAALMNSGENLMYFARKEQCLALGTQLRTKFKPRIEDYKIYRIYPGGDTEFLHPKDGVFPEKVNEGRPMVGHNPRRIGENVNPANIKFSGRNTFDA; encoded by the coding sequence ATGGCAGCAACGGCGTTGAATGGTCAACTTCCTCAGCACATCGCCAGCACTGGCGGCCTTCTGAACTCAGCAGAGACTGAAGAGAAATACGCGATCACCTGGACCAGCAAGACAGAACAGGCTTTCGAGCTCCCCACCGGTGGAGCTGCCCTGATGAACTCAGGCGAAAACCTGATGTATTTCGCCCGCAAAGAACAGTGCCTCGCCCTCGGCACCCAACTGCGCACAAAATTCAAGCCCCGGATCGAGGACTACAAGATCTACCGGATCTATCCCGGTGGTGACACCGAGTTCCTGCATCCGAAGGATGGTGTTTTCCCCGAAAAGGTGAACGAAGGTCGTCCGATGGTCGGGCACAACCCCCGTCGCATCGGCGAAAACGTCAACCCTGCCAACATCAAGTTCAGCGGTCGCAACACTTTCGACGCCTGA
- a CDS encoding sensor histidine kinase KdpD, translated as MTGPSFTDLRQLLAQDVPQGRCDEIGVRRLWWAALETLQQDLLERSIERGIWLAAPLPALYEPELLKHLQGWVWAPDQLDQLSTHPTALPERSSIDEPGTLRGFQRLSLRRDDGDDPLLLVITPEVQVALALHGPAQKRQLLMRCDPATLSDVLLQLGRRLEHQSPAQADRLRTALESIGSLQSDGAWSEQFWPHLTERLTGTAPGLMLQPIQAERPPEAPSHGDLNLLEAITHEVRTPLATIRTLIRSLLRRKDLPEVVVNRLRQIDVECSEQIDRFGLIFHAAELQREPNEANLARTDLQAMLTALAPSWMEQLDRRGIALELDLAVDLPAILSDSRRLEPMLGGLIDRSTRGLPSGSQLTLHLQAAGARVKLQLQVEHPDRTGATEPGPAPQQEEVGTVLSWDPSTGSLQLSQDATRQMMASLGGRYQPRRDRDITVFFPVHTPGD; from the coding sequence TTGACCGGGCCATCCTTCACCGACCTGCGGCAACTACTGGCGCAGGACGTGCCTCAGGGTCGCTGCGACGAGATCGGTGTCCGACGGCTTTGGTGGGCGGCTCTGGAGACCCTGCAACAGGACCTTCTGGAGCGCAGCATTGAACGCGGAATCTGGCTGGCTGCGCCCCTGCCGGCTCTCTACGAACCGGAGTTACTGAAACATCTGCAGGGATGGGTCTGGGCTCCAGATCAACTGGATCAACTCAGTACACATCCAACGGCACTGCCTGAGCGATCCAGCATCGATGAGCCAGGCACGCTGCGGGGATTCCAACGCTTGTCCCTGCGCCGCGACGACGGGGATGATCCTCTGCTGCTGGTGATCACGCCCGAGGTCCAGGTCGCCCTAGCACTGCACGGCCCCGCCCAGAAGCGCCAGTTGTTGATGCGTTGTGACCCAGCAACACTCAGCGATGTTCTGCTGCAGCTGGGGCGACGGCTGGAGCACCAGTCACCGGCGCAGGCCGATCGGCTGCGCACTGCACTCGAATCCATCGGCTCGCTACAAAGCGATGGGGCCTGGTCAGAACAGTTCTGGCCCCACCTCACAGAACGACTCACCGGGACAGCCCCGGGGCTGATGCTGCAACCCATTCAGGCCGAACGCCCACCAGAAGCCCCCAGCCATGGAGATCTGAATTTGCTGGAAGCCATCACCCATGAGGTGAGAACCCCTCTGGCAACGATCAGAACACTGATCCGGTCTCTGCTGCGGCGAAAGGATTTGCCGGAGGTCGTCGTGAATCGCTTGCGACAGATCGATGTCGAATGCAGCGAACAGATCGACCGATTTGGCCTGATCTTCCATGCAGCTGAGCTTCAACGAGAACCCAACGAAGCCAATTTGGCCCGCACGGATCTACAGGCCATGCTCACCGCCCTTGCCCCCAGCTGGATGGAGCAACTGGATCGTCGTGGGATCGCGCTGGAACTGGATCTCGCCGTTGACCTACCCGCCATCCTCAGCGATTCCCGACGGCTGGAACCGATGTTGGGAGGCCTGATCGACCGCAGCACCAGGGGATTACCCTCCGGCAGTCAGCTGACACTTCATCTCCAAGCAGCGGGAGCGCGGGTGAAGCTTCAACTCCAGGTCGAGCACCCCGACAGAACCGGAGCCACGGAGCCCGGCCCAGCCCCCCAGCAAGAGGAAGTGGGGACGGTCCTGAGCTGGGATCCGAGCACCGGGAGTTTGCAGTTGAGTCAGGATGCAACCCGCCAGATGATGGCCAGCCTGGGGGGCCGCTATCAGCCCAGACGCGATCGCGACATCACCGTTTTCTTCCCTGTGCACACCCCAGGCGACTGA